The following are encoded in a window of Sminthopsis crassicaudata isolate SCR6 chromosome 3, ASM4859323v1, whole genome shotgun sequence genomic DNA:
- the LOC141561846 gene encoding E3 ubiquitin-protein ligase TRIM11-like has product MTSPVCSICRGYFSEPVIIACGHTFCGACVSLIWTVGATTFSCPECRRETQEREIPVVNKHLAELTEMECCETPEHGAHKILPAKEAAHDCRQKLQLVVSHLEKHCEQYDTLLAQKEKTAVDWHLMLNEEYFKAQFFLLEEEFHSLERLNQEEKANQDRINQHMRTLQQELMQELQEVGHQSNLDVRHNAKQLLRSKIVLSQRAKAVIPELKEYIIPGMIELLKIFKGELTLDPTSVDSCVIVSNDLKSVKAEADLEGEMEAHEDFPFHYVFAEKAFSSGRQYWEVDVTQLPQWSLGIYTPNLKRKRDRDMGFCSSCFTVSRRKKITMYRLILDY; this is encoded by the exons ATGACATCACCTGTATGTAGCATCTGCAGAGGCTACTTCTCTGAACCTGTCATCATAGCATGTGGGCACACTTTTTGCGGAGCATGTGTTTCCTTAATCTGGACAGTGGGAGCTACAACTTTTTCCTGTCCTGAATGCAGGCGAGAGACCCAGGAGAGGGAGATCCCAGTAGTGAACAAGCACCTAGCAGAGTTGACTGAGATGG AATGTTGTGAAACCCCAGAACATGGGGCTCATAAGATCCTTCCTGCAAAAGAAGCTGCTCACGATTGCAGGCAGAAGCTGCAGCTTGTTGTGAGTCACTTGGAGAAGCATTGTGAGCAATATGACACACTTCTTGCTCAGAAGGAGAAAACTGCTGTTGACTGGCACTTGATGCTCAATGAAGAATACTTCAAAGCCCAGTTCTTCCTGTTGGAGGAAGAGTTTCACTCTCTTGAAAGACTGAATCAAGAGGAAAAGGCCAACCAGGACAGAATAAACCAGCATATGCGAACCCTTCAGCAAGAGCTCATGCAAGAGCTGCAGGAAGTGGGTCACCAATCCAATCTGGATGTGCGGCACAATGCCAAGCAGCTGCTGAGGAGTAAGATTGTGTTGTCCCAAAGGGCCAAAGCTGTCATCCCAGAACTGAAAGAATATATCATCCCTGGCATGATAGAGTTGCTCAAGATATTTAAAGGGGAGCTCACATTGGATCCCACCTCAGTTGACTCTTGTGTGATTGTTTCTAATGATCTCAAGAGTGTGAAGGCTGAAGCAGACTTGGAAGGGGAAATGGAGGCACATGAGGACTTTCCTTTCCATTATGTCTTTGCTGAGAAGGCCTTCAGTTCAGGTAGACAGTACTGGGAGGTGGATGTGACTCAACTACCTCAGTGGTCCCTGGGCATCTATACCCCAAACTtgaagagaaagagggacaggGACATGGGATTCTGTTCCTCCTGTTTCACTGtgtcaagaaggaagaagattaCAATGTACAGACTTATCCTGGATTATTGA